In Flavobacterium sp. N3904, one DNA window encodes the following:
- a CDS encoding CvpA family protein yields MSFFDIIIGGLLCYSLYKGIRNGLFVELASLLSLILGIYIAIKFSDIIKNILSSWVHWNPYTIQVIAFILTFIVVVIGIYMLGKFLTNIADFAFLGWINSLGGGFFRVLKTVLIISVFLTVFEKINYHNYLAKKETLDNSIFFNPIQKVAGFIFPSIEKWYDKARK; encoded by the coding sequence ATGAGTTTTTTCGATATTATTATTGGCGGATTGTTGTGTTATTCGCTCTACAAAGGAATACGAAACGGGCTTTTTGTGGAATTGGCTTCATTGCTTTCCCTTATTTTGGGGATTTACATTGCCATAAAATTTTCGGATATTATAAAAAACATATTATCAAGCTGGGTACATTGGAATCCTTACACCATTCAGGTGATTGCCTTTATCCTGACTTTTATTGTTGTCGTTATTGGCATTTATATGCTTGGTAAATTCCTGACCAATATTGCCGATTTTGCTTTTTTGGGTTGGATAAACAGCCTTGGCGGCGGATTTTTTAGAGTTTTGAAAACTGTTTTAATCATCAGTGTGTTTCTTACTGTTTTCGAAAAAATAAACTACCATAATTATCTCGCCAAAAAAGAAACGCTTGACAACTCTATTTTCTTTAATCCGATTCAAAAAGTAGCAGGGTTCATTTTCCCTTCTATCGAAAAATGGTATGATAAAGCGAGGAAGTAG
- a CDS encoding BatD family protein: MKRYLILLLLSFQVLFAQVQFEARVSKTTLGLNERLRIDFVMNVDGDNFVQPSFDGFRIIAGPSQQVSQSWINGKTSFEKSYSYFLLPNQKGNLVIKQAAIEFNGQIYKTSPVKINVTAATEQPRDPNDSQISADDNLYLVADISNTNPYINQPITLVYKLYFSFNIGISNWKELGKPKYNDFWNQNIDIKQPVAEEGMFKGERYRYVVLRKTVLYPQKSGKLVIEPLSLDIDVKLPTNRRDMFGRVIVIDDNKRVSAGAKTINVRALPEAGKPEDFSGAVGHFDFKAIPSKTTLKNGESLDLAVSVTGTGNLKLFNLPKPEVPNALEMYDAVHDEKVNTPLSGMTGKISDSYTIIPQYKGNYSIKPLRFSYFDLESNAYKTITSPEIMINVLDGPTQSTAAPATADANKNKISGVEQFKFIDLKTTLTAKNEPAFFGSNKFYTLLLLPFLLLPIIVLFKKKKEAIDGDVFGNRIKMNNKLAKKYLSEAKKQINNKEPFYVALEKAMHNFLKAKLHIETSEMSKDNIKELLLSKKANPEVVNDFIALTENCEIARYAPSSSATIQQDFDKAVIIISELEKQIKI, from the coding sequence ATGAAAAGGTATTTAATTCTATTACTACTAAGTTTTCAAGTGCTTTTTGCTCAGGTGCAATTTGAGGCAAGAGTCAGCAAAACGACACTAGGACTCAATGAGAGACTCCGTATCGATTTTGTAATGAATGTGGATGGAGATAATTTTGTTCAGCCTTCTTTTGACGGATTTCGAATTATTGCCGGACCGAGTCAACAGGTAAGTCAATCCTGGATTAACGGTAAGACTTCTTTCGAGAAAAGTTATTCCTATTTTTTATTGCCAAATCAAAAAGGCAATTTGGTGATTAAACAGGCTGCAATAGAATTTAATGGGCAAATTTATAAAACCTCACCAGTAAAAATCAATGTTACAGCTGCAACGGAGCAACCCAGAGATCCTAATGATTCTCAAATTTCTGCCGATGACAATCTGTATTTGGTTGCCGATATTTCAAATACTAATCCGTATATCAATCAACCAATTACGTTAGTGTATAAATTGTATTTCAGTTTCAACATTGGAATTTCAAACTGGAAAGAACTTGGGAAACCCAAATACAATGATTTCTGGAATCAAAATATTGACATCAAGCAACCCGTAGCCGAGGAAGGAATGTTCAAAGGGGAGCGATACCGTTATGTCGTTTTGCGTAAAACGGTATTATATCCTCAAAAATCAGGAAAGCTTGTTATTGAACCTTTATCATTAGACATTGATGTTAAATTGCCTACTAATCGTAGAGATATGTTTGGTCGTGTGATAGTAATCGATGATAATAAAAGAGTTTCAGCTGGAGCCAAAACCATTAACGTAAGAGCATTGCCAGAAGCGGGCAAGCCAGAAGATTTTTCGGGAGCTGTTGGGCATTTCGATTTTAAAGCGATACCTTCAAAAACAACTTTAAAAAATGGTGAAAGCCTGGATCTCGCAGTCAGTGTGACTGGTACGGGAAATCTTAAATTATTTAATTTACCAAAACCAGAAGTGCCAAATGCTTTGGAAATGTATGATGCGGTGCACGATGAAAAAGTGAATACACCCCTTTCTGGTATGACAGGAAAAATCTCCGATTCGTATACTATCATACCACAATACAAAGGAAATTATTCGATCAAACCGTTGCGTTTCTCCTATTTTGATTTGGAGTCAAACGCTTATAAAACAATAACATCTCCAGAAATCATGATTAATGTTCTGGACGGGCCAACGCAAAGTACAGCTGCACCGGCAACAGCTGACGCTAATAAAAATAAAATTTCAGGAGTTGAACAATTTAAATTTATTGATTTAAAAACAACACTTACAGCCAAAAATGAACCTGCTTTTTTTGGTTCTAATAAGTTTTATACATTATTGCTTTTACCATTCTTGTTACTGCCAATAATTGTGTTATTCAAAAAGAAAAAAGAAGCGATTGATGGTGACGTTTTTGGTAACCGAATTAAAATGAACAACAAATTGGCCAAGAAATATTTGTCGGAGGCCAAAAAGCAAATTAACAATAAAGAACCTTTCTATGTGGCACTGGAAAAAGCAATGCACAATTTCCTGAAAGCCAAGCTGCATATAGAAACTTCTGAAATGAGTAAAGACAACATTAAGGAATTGCTGTTGTCTAAAAAAGCCAATCCCGAAGTGGTGAATGATTTTATAGCACTTACAGAAAACTGTGAAATAGCCAGATATGCTCCATCATCGAGTGCTACAATACAACAGGATTTTGATAAAGCAGTAATTATTATTTCCGAATTAGAAAAACAGATTAAAATTTAG
- a CDS encoding tetratricopeptide repeat protein — MKNKILYLLLLITFVVNAQQKDKVLPKANEDYKEKNYVEAEANYRISHSKFPNRTVASYNLGNSIYKQNQFSESKFAYANALKNLKTRPQKHKAYHNLGNVFMKEKDYTQAVEAYRNALRNNPEDEETRYNYALAKKMLKDNPPPKDDKKKDKDKDKKDKDKDKKDDKKDDKKKDDKKDGDKDKDKKDDKKEGDKDKKDQKPKDEGQPKPKPGGISKQRTENLLDAVNNEEKKVQDKVNANKVKGSPTKTEKDW, encoded by the coding sequence ATGAAAAATAAAATTTTATACTTACTACTGCTTATAACTTTTGTTGTTAACGCACAACAGAAAGACAAAGTATTGCCTAAAGCAAATGAAGATTACAAGGAAAAGAATTATGTGGAAGCCGAAGCAAATTATAGAATTTCACATTCAAAATTTCCAAACAGAACAGTTGCGTCTTATAATTTAGGTAATTCAATTTATAAGCAAAATCAGTTTTCAGAATCTAAATTTGCGTATGCCAATGCATTAAAAAATTTAAAAACTAGACCTCAAAAACACAAAGCCTATCATAATTTGGGCAATGTTTTCATGAAAGAGAAAGATTATACGCAAGCGGTTGAAGCATATAGAAATGCTTTGCGCAATAATCCTGAGGACGAAGAAACCCGTTATAATTATGCTTTGGCCAAAAAAATGCTGAAAGACAATCCTCCTCCAAAAGACGACAAAAAGAAAGACAAGGACAAGGACAAAAAAGACAAGGATAAAGATAAAAAGGACGACAAAAAAGACGATAAGAAAAAGGACGATAAGAAAGACGGTGACAAAGACAAGGACAAGAAAGACGACAAAAAAGAGGGTGACAAGGACAAAAAAGACCAAAAACCAAAGGATGAAGGTCAGCCGAAACCAAAGCCAGGAGGAATTTCTAAACAACGTACCGAGAATCTTTTGGATGCAGTAAACAACGAGGAAAAGAAAGTTCAAGACAAAGTAAACGCCAATAAAGTAAAAGGTTCTCCAACAAAAACGGAGAAAGATTGGTAA
- a CDS encoding vWA domain-containing protein, whose protein sequence is MELDERNYLYFLFILPVVVVLFLINLYWKRKKQREFGDLELLQRLSPERSVFKPVLKLIVMLLALAALIMGLVNPKIGTKVETVKREGIDIVFAMDVSKSMLCEDVAPSRLEKSKQIVSQIINQLGSDRIGIVAYAGSAFPVLPITTDYSVAKMFMQNMGPGLVSSQGTSLDEAIKLSGTYFDDKSKTSKLLILISDGEDHSEGAEAAAEEAKKMGIKIITIGLGTERGGTIPLKRNGIVESYQRDNSGEVVITKLNEAGLTTIAKITGGGYVNGNNTKAVLEYVKNTLDKIQKTEFEATEMADFQSQFQWFLGIAFVLLYMDIFFLERKTRWVKKLNLFNENK, encoded by the coding sequence ATGGAATTAGACGAACGCAACTATTTATACTTTCTTTTTATACTGCCTGTTGTGGTGGTACTTTTTCTAATTAATTTATATTGGAAAAGAAAAAAGCAACGTGAGTTTGGTGATTTGGAATTATTGCAAAGACTGAGCCCGGAACGCTCTGTTTTTAAACCTGTTCTAAAATTGATCGTGATGCTTTTGGCTCTGGCGGCTTTGATTATGGGATTGGTAAACCCAAAAATTGGAACCAAAGTTGAAACCGTAAAGAGAGAAGGAATCGACATAGTATTTGCTATGGATGTATCCAAAAGTATGCTTTGCGAAGATGTTGCTCCTAGTCGATTGGAAAAAAGCAAGCAAATTGTATCTCAAATCATTAACCAATTGGGAAGTGACAGAATAGGAATTGTGGCCTATGCAGGAAGTGCTTTTCCGGTGCTGCCCATAACAACGGATTATAGTGTAGCCAAAATGTTTATGCAAAATATGGGGCCTGGATTGGTTTCATCTCAAGGAACATCACTTGATGAAGCAATAAAATTATCCGGAACTTATTTTGATGACAAAAGTAAAACCAGCAAATTGTTGATTTTAATTTCCGATGGGGAAGATCATTCCGAGGGTGCCGAAGCTGCAGCCGAGGAAGCAAAGAAAATGGGGATAAAAATTATAACCATTGGACTTGGAACCGAAAGAGGTGGAACAATACCGTTGAAAAGAAATGGAATTGTAGAAAGTTACCAGAGAGACAACAGCGGCGAAGTGGTAATAACCAAATTGAATGAAGCCGGATTGACCACAATTGCCAAAATTACCGGAGGGGGTTATGTAAATGGAAACAATACCAAAGCAGTGCTGGAATACGTAAAAAACACACTTGACAAAATACAAAAAACCGAATTTGAAGCTACCGAAATGGCCGATTTTCAATCGCAATTTCAGTGGTTTTTGGGAATTGCATTTGTATTGTTATATATGGATATTTTCTTTTTGGAAAGAAAAACCAGATGGGTAAAAAAGTTGAATTTATTTAACGAAAATAAATAA
- a CDS encoding tetratricopeptide repeat protein gives MKNIFYILLLTTQVFFAQEGFEKGNDLYRKGKYDQAAKAYESVLAANKQSVELYYNLGNSYFKLHQIAPAIYNYEKALVLDPTNEAVLNNIKFAQKQTIDEIKVVPKVGFGKLLRDFTGIYPFDTWAWITISFSVLFLLFFVGYYFSQSVVTKRIFFFGMFVIILLILISFSAAIFEKDHFLNERPAVVFAESAEVRSEPQKASASIFILHEGTKVYVEETLENWKKIQLTDGTEGWIDSSTIKEVK, from the coding sequence ATGAAAAATATATTTTACATACTATTATTGACCACTCAGGTTTTCTTTGCCCAAGAGGGCTTCGAAAAAGGGAATGATTTGTATCGAAAAGGGAAATACGACCAAGCTGCAAAAGCATACGAAAGTGTTTTGGCAGCAAACAAGCAATCTGTTGAGTTGTATTATAATTTGGGAAATAGTTATTTTAAATTGCATCAAATAGCACCAGCAATTTATAATTACGAGAAAGCTTTGGTTTTGGATCCAACAAACGAAGCGGTTTTAAACAATATAAAATTTGCTCAAAAACAAACAATAGACGAAATTAAGGTAGTGCCAAAAGTAGGATTTGGGAAATTACTTCGTGATTTTACAGGAATTTACCCATTCGACACTTGGGCGTGGATTACAATTTCTTTTTCCGTTTTATTTTTACTGTTTTTTGTAGGTTATTATTTTTCTCAAAGCGTAGTTACAAAAAGAATTTTCTTTTTTGGGATGTTTGTCATTATTCTATTGATTCTAATAAGTTTTTCGGCTGCTATTTTTGAAAAGGATCATTTTTTAAACGAAAGACCTGCCGTAGTTTTTGCTGAATCTGCCGAGGTAAGAAGTGAACCTCAAAAGGCAAGTGCATCTATTTTTATATTGCACGAAGGCACAAAAGTGTATGTGGAAGAAACATTAGAAAATTGGAAAAAAATTCAATTGACAGATGGAACCGAGGGCTGGATTGACAGTAGCACCATTAAGGAAGTGAAGTAG